From the genome of Pelobacter propionicus DSM 2379, one region includes:
- a CDS encoding glycosyltransferase family 4 protein, giving the protein MSTKNKGSIHPDSIISDNKPLKILMVDSHGSVQRGGAVQCASLAQALARRGHRLTCVFDGRPDQPLEGLWFDNLRSAGVQILRLGLDSPADMLQFRRLLATERPDILHTHKNRALFFAYFATLGMRRPVWTANRGTVYPLSLSRLAHFIHRRHVARMFAVAQAVKDALVDDGIPSKKVDVIYGSFDPERFSPAVSGQAMRNAWQVPFGTPLVGLIGSLNTPKKGHQLLLEAATILRGKCRDLRFVLVGEGDPSPLEAKASSLGVSDRVIFAGFTEDVPAALAALDIVVCASLRGEGLTGAVREALAMARPVISSDVAGNRELVRHGQTGLLVPPGDPVALAAAICRLLDDRGFAQECAVRGRELVLELCTEERRAEQVERAYCELLTAAGATPSMVERTKA; this is encoded by the coding sequence ATGAGCACTAAGAACAAAGGCTCCATCCATCCCGACAGCATCATCTCTGACAACAAACCGCTAAAAATCCTGATGGTTGACTCCCATGGCTCCGTCCAGCGGGGTGGAGCGGTACAGTGCGCTTCCCTGGCCCAGGCCCTGGCCCGGCGCGGACACCGGCTAACCTGCGTATTCGACGGCAGACCGGACCAGCCCCTGGAGGGGCTCTGGTTCGACAACCTGCGGAGTGCGGGCGTACAGATCCTGCGTCTGGGCCTGGATAGCCCCGCCGACATGCTGCAATTTCGCCGTTTGCTGGCAACGGAACGGCCCGATATTCTCCATACCCACAAGAATCGCGCGCTCTTTTTCGCCTACTTCGCCACCCTGGGAATGCGCCGTCCCGTCTGGACGGCAAACCGCGGCACCGTTTACCCCCTGTCCCTGAGTCGGCTGGCCCATTTCATCCACCGCCGCCATGTGGCGCGCATGTTCGCCGTGGCTCAGGCGGTCAAGGACGCCCTTGTGGATGATGGAATCCCATCGAAAAAGGTTGATGTGATCTACGGCAGCTTCGATCCGGAGCGTTTTTCCCCCGCCGTCTCTGGCCAGGCCATGCGCAACGCATGGCAGGTACCGTTCGGGACTCCACTCGTGGGGCTGATCGGCTCCCTGAACACCCCCAAGAAGGGACATCAGCTGCTGCTGGAAGCGGCGACCATCCTCAGGGGCAAATGCCGCGACTTGCGCTTCGTCCTGGTGGGTGAAGGCGATCCGAGCCCCCTTGAGGCTAAGGCTTCCTCCCTAGGAGTGTCCGACCGGGTCATCTTCGCCGGCTTCACCGAGGACGTACCGGCCGCGCTGGCTGCCCTGGACATCGTCGTCTGCGCATCCCTGCGTGGCGAGGGACTGACCGGCGCGGTTCGAGAGGCTCTGGCCATGGCCCGCCCGGTGATTTCAAGCGATGTTGCCGGCAATCGGGAACTGGTCCGACACGGGCAGACCGGACTGTTGGTACCGCCCGGAGATCCGGTGGCCCTGGCCGCGGCCATCTGTCGGTTGCTGGATGACCGCGGATTTGCCCAGGAGTGCGCCGTGCGTGGCAGGGAACTGGTACTGGAACTGTGCACCGAGGAGCGGCGTGCGGAGCAGGTGGAGCGGGCCTATTGCGAGTTGCTGACAGCGGCTGGGGCTACCCCCAGCATGGTGGAGCGAACTAAGGCATGA
- a CDS encoding glycosyltransferase family 2 protein — protein sequence MKCSVLINNYNYSSFLSKAVNSVLEQSVLPDEIIVVDDGSTDGSCELLQNNYGNNPRIKIISSKNRGQLSAMNLGFIHSSGDILFFLDSDDEYDPHYIESVLDMYRKQPSCDFLICGRKEFGAVNKNVLRYKTDVSLGYSVLSSLYGEYWEGGQTSTLSMRRWVLDAFMPLNLEAYWRVRADDCLVYGASIVGAKKYYLARPLVYYRIHDANLFYGREFNDDYQFKYKLRIKQLIRHLAHKTFLDGSNVFGLMKKEMASSSPEVFKEKYKLYFTLIRRADRHLSWKVSCLKRLLFVYIRSRKANQNSSVKKTFHKLYSNIFRYNYDHQTSANIQNKGSSA from the coding sequence ATGAAGTGCAGCGTACTAATAAACAACTACAATTATTCATCATTTTTATCAAAGGCAGTAAACAGCGTACTCGAACAATCCGTCTTACCTGACGAAATAATTGTCGTAGACGATGGCTCTACCGACGGCTCATGTGAACTTTTGCAGAACAACTACGGAAACAACCCTCGTATCAAGATTATCTCCAGCAAAAACAGAGGGCAACTATCTGCTATGAATCTGGGGTTTATACATAGCAGTGGTGACATCCTGTTCTTTCTCGATTCGGATGATGAATATGATCCACATTATATTGAATCAGTCCTTGACATGTACCGGAAGCAGCCGTCGTGCGATTTTCTGATTTGCGGTCGTAAAGAGTTTGGAGCGGTCAACAAAAACGTTCTCAGGTATAAAACTGATGTGAGTTTAGGCTATTCCGTCTTATCTTCGCTGTATGGTGAATATTGGGAAGGGGGCCAGACCTCGACTCTGTCGATGAGAAGGTGGGTTCTTGATGCCTTCATGCCCCTGAACCTGGAAGCATACTGGCGGGTCAGGGCCGACGACTGCCTGGTTTACGGCGCCTCAATAGTTGGAGCAAAAAAATACTACCTAGCTCGTCCACTAGTATACTATCGTATCCACGATGCAAATCTCTTCTACGGTAGAGAGTTTAACGATGATTATCAATTCAAATACAAACTTCGAATAAAACAGCTAATCCGTCATCTTGCCCACAAAACATTTTTAGACGGAAGCAATGTTTTTGGACTGATGAAAAAAGAGATGGCATCGTCCAGCCCCGAAGTATTTAAGGAGAAATACAAACTCTATTTTACCTTGATTCGTCGTGCAGATCGCCATCTTTCTTGGAAAGTTTCATGTTTAAAGAGGCTACTATTTGTCTATATCCGTTCCAGAAAAGCAAACCAAAACAGCTCAGTTAAAAAAACATTTCATAAATTGTATAGCAACATATTTAGATACAATTACGATCACCAGACTTCAGCCAACATACAAAACAAAGGATCTTCAGCCTGA
- a CDS encoding radical SAM/SPASM domain-containing protein: protein MATRYFLPQDCPNGIQQFLRRRIQGMHPVPAFPINIQIQTQSGCNAHCRFCPNHSISKKVSMGRMDEDTFFKIIDETVKHPVKRISPYLMNEPLADPRLPDLIRYIADRKQPMTRIKINTNASYLDEAMSARLMVSGLDRLHVSFHGIRRETYESSMGKMDWEKNLANVNRFIEMRKRYKGKAPRLKITMVHTKAIDRELDEIREYWNSRGITVNIHAFENRSHGAVEERGLNALPMRALSDCDRLMQQAYILWNGDCVLCCVDWERTTVLGNVAPAGLQSVWQNEKYLSFRRNYLARNIKGTLCEGCMVQDETDFSYKPKRSLIQRLKGKG, encoded by the coding sequence ATGGCCACTCGCTACTTCCTCCCCCAAGACTGCCCGAACGGGATTCAGCAATTCCTGCGCCGCCGCATTCAAGGCATGCACCCGGTGCCCGCCTTCCCCATCAACATCCAGATCCAGACCCAGTCGGGGTGCAATGCCCACTGCCGCTTCTGCCCCAACCACAGCATCAGTAAAAAAGTCTCCATGGGGCGCATGGATGAGGATACGTTCTTCAAAATCATCGACGAGACGGTCAAGCACCCGGTCAAGCGCATCAGCCCCTATCTGATGAACGAACCGCTGGCCGACCCGCGCCTGCCGGACCTGATCCGTTACATAGCCGACCGCAAACAGCCCATGACCCGCATCAAGATCAACACCAACGCCTCCTACCTGGACGAGGCCATGTCGGCGCGCCTGATGGTGAGCGGCCTGGACCGCCTCCACGTGAGCTTTCACGGCATCCGCAGGGAAACCTATGAATCCAGCATGGGCAAAATGGACTGGGAAAAGAACCTGGCCAACGTAAACCGCTTCATCGAAATGCGAAAACGGTACAAGGGGAAGGCCCCTCGGCTCAAGATCACCATGGTTCATACCAAGGCAATCGACCGGGAACTGGACGAGATCCGCGAATACTGGAACTCCCGGGGGATCACGGTCAACATTCACGCCTTTGAGAATCGCTCCCATGGGGCAGTTGAAGAACGCGGCCTGAACGCCCTGCCCATGCGGGCACTCTCCGATTGCGACCGGCTCATGCAACAGGCCTACATCCTCTGGAACGGCGACTGCGTGCTCTGTTGCGTGGACTGGGAGCGCACGACGGTTCTGGGCAACGTCGCCCCGGCGGGCCTGCAAAGCGTCTGGCAGAACGAGAAGTATCTGAGTTTCCGCCGCAACTACCTGGCACGGAATATCAAGGGGACCCTCTGCGAGGGGTGCATGGTACAGGACGAGACGGATTTTTCCTACAAGCCGAAACGCTCTCTGATTCAGAGACTCAAGGGCAAAGGATAG
- a CDS encoding phospholipase D-like domain-containing protein: MLSILQRADTLAAGCRPLMHRCPDNLLWKKPLLHLKLYYFSHPKPHVLIGTFNPSGNQPEDPQVIEEIGDQDRGHNYLVEIVDSRLVAPLREHLLMLHTGPHGPWERLLPRNNRVISADDSRIYLFPRLRRDVLHQKLLTLPKGTTLRMAISHLNDKRIGITLLQLARRGVLIKILAHDTERRVPGWMEELFDGQLDFRRYRHPQDLPMHNKFILIESHHRREVLFGSMNLSKSSLHANHELLVASSDLYLYDAFHTRWEKMINETEAMPS; the protein is encoded by the coding sequence GTGCTGAGCATACTGCAACGCGCCGACACCCTGGCTGCCGGCTGCAGACCTCTGATGCACCGCTGCCCCGACAACCTGCTCTGGAAAAAACCGCTCCTGCACCTGAAGCTCTATTACTTCAGCCATCCCAAGCCCCATGTCCTCATCGGCACCTTCAATCCTTCCGGCAATCAGCCCGAAGACCCCCAGGTGATCGAGGAGATCGGCGATCAGGATCGAGGACACAACTACCTGGTTGAGATCGTTGACAGCCGACTCGTCGCACCTCTCCGGGAGCACCTGCTCATGCTGCACACCGGGCCGCACGGCCCCTGGGAGCGACTGCTGCCGCGCAACAACAGGGTAATCTCGGCAGACGACTCCAGGATTTATCTTTTTCCCCGACTGCGGCGCGACGTCCTGCACCAAAAACTCCTCACACTGCCTAAGGGGACGACGCTGCGCATGGCTATTTCCCATCTGAACGATAAACGAATCGGAATAACCCTGCTCCAACTTGCCAGGCGTGGGGTACTGATCAAGATTCTCGCCCATGATACGGAGCGGCGGGTTCCCGGTTGGATGGAGGAGTTGTTTGACGGCCAATTGGACTTCCGCCGCTACCGCCATCCCCAGGATCTCCCCATGCACAACAAATTCATCCTGATTGAATCCCACCACAGGCGGGAAGTTCTGTTCGGCAGCATGAACCTTTCCAAGAGTTCTCTTCACGCCAATCATGAACTACTGGTGGCATCATCCGACCTTTACCTCTATGATGCCTTTCACACTAGGTGGGAGAAGATGATTAACGAAACAGAGGCTATGCCGTCATGA
- a CDS encoding glycosyltransferase — MATKEGAPEVKPDRLLERPDVLISAMDYPNAVAIMASSLAGNDVPIIATVHNNLSVEVANSKRRRIKAQVEVARRFYPRAHALVAVSHGVADDLAQVLGMRREAVQTIYNPVVSPDLLKKAAEPFDHPWFCDNAPPVILAVGGFKPQKDFSTLFRAFAIARRERPLRLLILGEGKLRRSLEELAGELGLSDDLLMPGFVDNPYQYMARASLMVVSSIYEGMSMVIAEALACGCPVVSTDCPSGPAEILDHGRYGALVPVRDENSLAQAMLRCFESGCDKESLRARSRDFSIERAAWQYRELTGKICRDV, encoded by the coding sequence TTGGCCACAAAAGAGGGCGCCCCTGAGGTCAAGCCCGACAGACTCCTAGAGCGTCCGGATGTGCTGATCTCGGCCATGGATTATCCCAATGCGGTGGCTATCATGGCTTCGTCACTGGCCGGAAATGACGTTCCTATCATAGCCACGGTGCATAACAACCTTTCCGTTGAAGTTGCCAATAGCAAGCGACGGCGCATCAAGGCTCAGGTGGAGGTTGCCCGGCGCTTCTACCCCCGTGCTCATGCCCTGGTAGCGGTTTCCCATGGTGTGGCCGATGATCTTGCCCAGGTTCTGGGTATGAGGCGTGAGGCGGTCCAGACAATTTACAATCCGGTAGTATCTCCAGACCTGTTGAAGAAGGCCGCGGAACCTTTTGATCATCCCTGGTTTTGCGATAACGCGCCGCCGGTTATTCTGGCTGTGGGTGGGTTCAAGCCACAGAAGGACTTCAGTACCCTGTTCAGGGCCTTTGCCATCGCTCGCAGGGAACGTCCATTGCGGCTGCTGATCCTGGGAGAAGGCAAGCTGCGACGCAGTCTGGAAGAACTGGCCGGAGAGTTGGGGCTTTCCGACGATCTGCTGATGCCCGGCTTCGTGGACAACCCCTACCAGTACATGGCCCGTGCATCCCTGATGGTGGTCTCTTCCATTTACGAGGGGATGTCCATGGTGATAGCCGAGGCCCTTGCCTGCGGTTGTCCGGTTGTCAGCACCGATTGTCCCAGCGGCCCGGCCGAAATCCTCGATCATGGCCGGTATGGCGCCCTGGTTCCGGTCAGGGATGAGAACAGCCTGGCTCAAGCCATGCTGCGTTGTTTCGAATCCGGATGCGACAAGGAATCGCTCCGTGCGAGGTCACGCGATTTTTCCATTGAACGGGCTGCATGGCAGTACCGGGAACTCACAGGCAAGATCTGTCGTGATGTATAA
- a CDS encoding mitochondrial fission ELM1 family protein encodes MNFTRGVFPSCPRVWVLTNPHPGNRIQAIALAEALDWPFEVKELHFTKDSRWRLTPRQPAHAMLDQKSRALLTPPWPDLVIGVGRSTAPVTRWISTMSNGQTRTVQLGRTGGAAPHHYDAVIAPLHCRMPPDPRRFDTIAPLNSISPQQLAEAGRQWPGLLDGLPRPVVGLLVGGDAARFRLGADDARIMAQQVRRWVEECGGSVMAVTSRRTSLAAGQALQTVLGAPHRLYLWQPASDANPYRALLAQADALVVTGESESMLAEAAATTAPLYVYPVTEIRRFNGRLREWCITRVHTSSSRNAGSNHLDSALAWMIRRGVLRPRRDIALLHQALYASGRAQPFGKPLRTTPQPPLPPEAPQVARWLKEILRTDGRAHPE; translated from the coding sequence ATGAATTTCACGCGTGGCGTATTCCCTTCCTGTCCACGAGTCTGGGTCCTGACTAACCCGCATCCCGGCAACCGCATCCAGGCCATCGCCCTGGCCGAGGCCCTTGATTGGCCATTCGAGGTCAAGGAGCTGCACTTTACAAAGGATTCCCGGTGGCGGCTGACTCCCCGGCAGCCTGCCCATGCCATGCTGGACCAGAAGAGTAGAGCCCTGCTGACGCCTCCCTGGCCCGATCTGGTCATCGGAGTCGGACGCAGCACCGCCCCTGTCACCCGTTGGATCAGCACAATGAGCAATGGCCAGACCCGCACCGTCCAACTGGGGCGCACCGGCGGAGCGGCACCGCATCACTATGATGCGGTGATCGCCCCCCTGCACTGCCGCATGCCGCCGGATCCCCGGCGTTTCGACACCATCGCGCCCCTGAACTCCATCTCCCCGCAACAGCTTGCGGAGGCGGGCAGACAGTGGCCCGGATTGCTGGACGGTCTGCCGCGACCGGTTGTCGGCCTTCTCGTGGGAGGAGACGCGGCACGCTTCCGCCTCGGCGCCGATGACGCGAGAATCATGGCACAGCAGGTTCGACGATGGGTGGAAGAGTGTGGCGGCAGCGTCATGGCCGTCACCAGCCGGCGCACCAGCCTTGCGGCCGGTCAGGCTCTTCAGACAGTCCTTGGAGCTCCGCACCGGCTATACCTCTGGCAACCGGCCAGCGACGCCAACCCCTACCGGGCACTGCTGGCCCAGGCCGACGCACTGGTCGTTACGGGTGAGAGCGAATCCATGCTGGCTGAGGCAGCAGCCACCACGGCACCCCTCTATGTCTACCCCGTTACCGAAATCAGGCGGTTCAACGGCCGCCTGAGGGAATGGTGTATCACCAGAGTCCACACATCGTCTTCCCGGAACGCCGGATCGAACCACCTGGATTCGGCCCTGGCCTGGATGATTCGACGGGGGGTGCTTCGGCCGCGCCGCGACATTGCCCTGCTCCACCAGGCCCTCTACGCCTCGGGTCGGGCACAACCATTCGGCAAGCCACTGCGGACGACTCCCCAGCCGCCGCTTCCCCCGGAAGCTCCCCAGGTCGCACGCTGGCTCAAGGAGATACTGCGCACTGACGGACGCGCGCATCCGGAATAG
- a CDS encoding polysaccharide pyruvyl transferase family protein, with product MGRSRRDIRLFYSLRRSGAINFGDNIAPLLFEHLTGRPVRHAKVHSCDFASIGSIMEMIQKRRHKRLKRFRLDPITIWGSGCLRPEGAISHFLIRPIAVRGVLTRSRLGITDIPLGDPGILFNRLLRPSSVKRFRLGIIPHYTDESSPLISKILEETRHSVLIPVDNDPLLTLKTISECECIVSSSLHGLVAADSLGIPNYKCTFWGRLDGGDYKFKDYCSGIDRPPCEDVVFGGSLNLERLLHPNPALFSYQKNLEAKAAALERVLLDSL from the coding sequence ATGGGTAGGAGCAGAAGAGACATCCGTTTGTTTTACAGCCTGAGAAGAAGCGGCGCCATCAATTTCGGCGACAACATCGCCCCCCTTTTGTTCGAGCACCTGACCGGGAGGCCGGTCAGGCACGCAAAAGTCCACTCATGCGATTTCGCCTCCATTGGCAGCATCATGGAGATGATTCAGAAAAGGAGACACAAGCGCCTGAAGCGTTTCCGCCTTGATCCGATCACCATCTGGGGCTCCGGCTGCCTCCGCCCCGAAGGAGCAATCTCGCATTTTCTCATCAGACCGATAGCGGTGCGGGGAGTATTGACCCGCTCCAGACTCGGAATCACGGATATCCCCCTGGGCGACCCGGGAATCCTGTTCAACCGCCTGCTGCGCCCGTCATCGGTGAAGAGATTCAGGCTCGGCATCATTCCCCACTACACGGATGAATCGTCACCGTTGATCTCAAAAATACTCGAAGAGACCAGGCACTCCGTTCTGATACCCGTGGACAATGATCCCCTTCTAACCCTGAAAACGATCAGTGAATGCGAGTGCATAGTGTCATCCAGTCTCCATGGCCTCGTTGCCGCCGACTCTCTCGGGATTCCGAACTACAAATGCACGTTTTGGGGGCGCCTCGACGGCGGAGACTACAAGTTCAAAGACTACTGCAGCGGCATCGACCGACCTCCATGCGAAGATGTGGTCTTCGGTGGTTCACTGAATCTGGAGAGGCTCCTGCATCCAAACCCAGCCCTGTTCTCGTACCAGAAAAACCTGGAAGCAAAGGCAGCGGCATTGGAACGGGTGCTGCTGGACAGCCTCTGA
- a CDS encoding glycosyltransferase family protein: MRILSIISPHYDYLTATLMEGLQELGHEIISSENSNYTQSTPDRKLRKLSESADLIIVGSNKKVRTELIEDSDNPNKIFIDGTDGQEFCVYPHILFKMVFKRELNKCWDNNTGEPIFPLPFAAEKRYFCNTLNKRSTKVLFAANMKVNPMRYSIHQRLTNRNDPDIFCGSTGEVAYRKKKCLGIPIETPKYRKLLSQTQIGINVAGAGYDCARYWEILASGALLMTQEIDITIPNPFTDGINCVTFKSLDEFDEKLGHLLSRPSSISEKAESGYNHLIKFHTTTKRAEYFLQTVHEHISDGYCDSFYSKALKKVRLYNYLKYLAS, translated from the coding sequence ATGAGAATACTATCCATAATATCACCACACTATGATTATCTTACCGCGACACTTATGGAAGGGCTGCAGGAACTGGGTCACGAAATAATCAGCTCTGAAAACAGTAATTATACTCAATCGACACCCGACAGAAAACTGAGAAAGTTATCAGAAAGTGCCGACTTGATCATTGTAGGAAGCAACAAAAAAGTAAGAACGGAATTGATTGAGGACTCAGACAATCCCAACAAAATATTCATTGATGGCACTGACGGGCAGGAATTCTGCGTTTATCCCCACATACTATTTAAAATGGTGTTCAAAAGAGAATTAAATAAGTGCTGGGACAACAATACCGGAGAACCCATTTTCCCCTTACCGTTTGCAGCCGAAAAAAGATATTTTTGTAACACACTAAACAAGCGCAGTACAAAAGTGCTTTTTGCAGCAAACATGAAGGTAAATCCCATGCGGTATTCCATCCACCAACGCCTGACTAACAGAAATGATCCGGATATTTTTTGCGGTTCAACCGGAGAAGTGGCATACCGAAAAAAGAAATGCCTCGGAATCCCGATAGAAACCCCAAAATACCGGAAACTGCTTTCACAAACCCAGATAGGTATTAACGTTGCCGGTGCAGGGTATGACTGTGCTCGTTACTGGGAGATTCTCGCTTCCGGTGCTCTTCTCATGACCCAGGAAATCGACATAACCATACCGAATCCATTCACTGACGGAATTAATTGCGTTACATTCAAGTCACTCGATGAGTTTGATGAAAAGCTCGGACACCTTCTATCAAGACCATCTTCAATCAGTGAAAAAGCTGAGTCAGGGTACAATCATTTGATAAAATTCCACACAACAACAAAAAGAGCTGAATATTTTTTACAAACAGTACATGAACATATTTCAGATGGTTATTGTGATAGTTTTTACTCAAAAGCGCTAAAAAAAGTAAGATTATACAACTATTTAAAATATTTAGCTTCGTAA
- a CDS encoding glycosyltransferase family 25 protein, whose product MIPKLFILNLERAAQRRHIMCQRLCALGLEAEFLTAVDGASLDMDALPRGTEPRLSPGEKGCYLSHVAAWNTVVERGLSHAVILEDDVILGSNFSAVVAEIIALGMPFDAVRLSALKPDLLMPEHGAVPVATLASNARLVLPKKMPSGTQGYLVSYSGAKRLRSKISVPREPVDDVFDTYWKHGLCIPVLFPTVVEEDPSQESTIVGRIRWTYRTKKTLIQRFMWFVEKKRRKISISLIARRLKNKE is encoded by the coding sequence ATGATACCGAAACTATTCATTCTCAACCTGGAGCGCGCTGCGCAGCGTCGTCACATCATGTGTCAGCGGCTTTGTGCCCTTGGCCTGGAGGCTGAGTTTCTCACGGCCGTTGATGGAGCGAGCCTGGATATGGACGCGCTACCGCGCGGTACGGAACCTAGGTTGTCGCCCGGTGAAAAGGGGTGCTACCTGTCCCATGTGGCGGCATGGAATACGGTCGTCGAGCGAGGATTGTCCCACGCGGTCATTCTTGAGGATGATGTTATTCTCGGTTCAAACTTCAGTGCTGTTGTTGCTGAAATCATTGCATTGGGTATGCCGTTCGACGCGGTGCGGCTTTCGGCTCTGAAGCCGGACTTACTCATGCCTGAACATGGCGCTGTTCCGGTTGCAACTCTTGCTTCGAACGCGCGTCTGGTGCTACCCAAAAAAATGCCCAGCGGGACCCAAGGCTATCTTGTGAGTTATTCCGGCGCAAAACGTTTGCGTTCAAAAATATCCGTTCCCAGAGAGCCGGTTGACGATGTTTTTGACACCTACTGGAAGCATGGTTTGTGCATTCCGGTATTGTTTCCAACGGTTGTCGAGGAAGACCCTTCCCAGGAAAGCACTATTGTCGGCCGAATTCGGTGGACGTATCGGACGAAAAAAACGTTGATTCAGCGTTTTATGTGGTTTGTTGAGAAGAAGCGTCGAAAAATTTCCATTTCCCTGATTGCTCGTCGCCTTAAAAATAAGGAGTGA
- a CDS encoding glycosyltransferase family 2 protein → MHHPSSPKVYIVIVNWNGVSDTLECLKSLENQDYPNVETVVVDNGSTDDSVKLIRNRFPDVFVIEAGENLGFTGGNNRGIIFSLENGADHVWLLNNDTIVDRDTLTHLVGAASASCKNGIVGSVIYDYEDRSKIQFAGATINWKKARSPHIYTIKQNSMFDVERVNGCSMLVSRRVCNEVGLFDDNYFLYAEEVDWCIRARNNGFRCIMEPHSKVYHKVSVSVNKVAGKNTVMRYYNTRNFLYLTDKLCPHKSKKTYIRKFIFKQIKKDTANFIKLLLSSVLPVKLVTAQESPKLFAIKDYLCNNMGKTRFINK, encoded by the coding sequence ATGCATCACCCTTCATCTCCAAAGGTTTACATAGTAATCGTCAACTGGAATGGCGTATCTGATACCCTGGAATGCCTGAAATCCCTTGAGAACCAGGACTACCCCAACGTTGAAACCGTCGTCGTGGACAACGGTTCCACGGATGACTCGGTCAAACTCATCAGAAACAGGTTCCCCGATGTTTTCGTCATTGAAGCAGGAGAGAACCTCGGCTTCACCGGCGGAAACAACCGGGGAATCATTTTTTCCCTTGAGAACGGGGCTGATCACGTATGGCTGCTCAATAACGACACCATCGTAGACCGGGACACCCTGACCCATCTCGTGGGTGCCGCATCAGCATCGTGCAAGAATGGAATAGTCGGCAGCGTGATTTACGATTACGAAGACAGAAGCAAGATACAGTTTGCGGGCGCCACCATAAACTGGAAGAAGGCAAGATCACCGCACATCTATACCATCAAACAGAACAGCATGTTTGATGTTGAACGAGTCAACGGATGTTCAATGCTTGTAAGCAGACGTGTGTGTAATGAGGTGGGACTGTTTGACGACAACTATTTTTTGTACGCCGAAGAGGTGGACTGGTGCATCCGTGCTCGCAACAACGGTTTCAGGTGCATAATGGAACCTCATTCAAAGGTTTACCACAAGGTTTCGGTATCGGTAAACAAGGTGGCCGGCAAGAATACTGTCATGAGATACTACAACACCAGAAATTTTCTCTATCTGACAGACAAGCTCTGTCCGCACAAGTCTAAGAAAACATATATACGCAAGTTCATTTTCAAGCAGATTAAAAAGGACACGGCAAATTTCATCAAACTACTGCTGTCATCAGTTTTGCCCGTAAAGCTTGTTACAGCGCAGGAATCTCCGAAATTATTCGCAATAAAAGACTATTTGTGCAATAACATGGGAAAAACGCGTTTTATTAACAAGTAA